In the Haloferula helveola genome, one interval contains:
- a CDS encoding DUF4177 domain-containing protein, which translates to MDAENSRWEHRSLVIETGGWGSRGVIQTSEVDARMNELGRDGFELVSAIPVSDGSVGTKRIALFFKRPAALGD; encoded by the coding sequence ATGGATGCAGAAAACAGCAGATGGGAACACCGGTCGCTGGTCATCGAGACCGGCGGATGGGGTTCGCGCGGAGTGATCCAGACCTCCGAAGTGGATGCGCGGATGAATGAGTTGGGCAGGGACGGATTCGAGCTGGTTTCCGCCATCCCTGTGTCGGACGGGAGCGTCGGGACGAAGCGAATCGCGCTCTTCTTCAAGCGCCCCGCGGCACTCGGTGATTGA
- a CDS encoding sulfatase-like hydrolase/transferase yields the protein MPIFLKAIVGLAAVAVIPAALAAENRKPNVVIFFTDDQGTLDANCFGSEDLYTPTIDRLAETGVRFTQAYAHTVCCPARAMLMTGRYPQRGGVEQWTQANAKDGRFGVNMAREEVTLAEVLGGAGYRTALFGKWHLGADFKHGPTEQGFDEFFGLRGGFIDNFNHHALHGNGFHDLYEGTKEVFMRDEYFPDLITERALRFVDQNKERPFFLYVAFNIPHYPEQADKKFEERYKDLPMPRRAYAQMVSTTDDRMGRILSRLERHGLRDNTIVVFMSDNGHSIEDYRIRGKDHSSGLPEGANYGANGGGGNTGKWRGNKGTFFEGGIRVPAVLSYPAGLPGGIVRDGAVTAMDWMPTILELCDVAPPTVKLDGKSLVSGIRSESGADWHEVLHWQWRGAWAVRRGDWKLMGQGADPEFLGNLAGPEPERKNHLEEQPELAKELATLHADWVKEVTPAESAEN from the coding sequence ATGCCGATCTTCCTGAAGGCAATCGTCGGGCTGGCCGCGGTCGCGGTGATTCCGGCCGCGCTCGCCGCCGAAAACCGCAAGCCGAACGTGGTCATCTTTTTCACCGATGACCAAGGAACGCTCGACGCGAACTGCTTCGGTTCGGAGGACCTGTATACCCCGACGATCGACCGGCTGGCGGAGACCGGCGTTCGCTTCACCCAGGCCTATGCCCACACGGTTTGTTGTCCGGCCCGGGCGATGCTGATGACCGGCCGCTACCCCCAGCGCGGCGGGGTGGAACAATGGACCCAAGCGAATGCGAAAGACGGCCGTTTCGGGGTCAACATGGCCCGCGAGGAAGTCACGCTGGCCGAGGTGCTCGGTGGCGCGGGTTACCGCACCGCACTCTTCGGGAAATGGCATCTCGGAGCGGACTTCAAACACGGTCCGACCGAGCAGGGCTTCGATGAGTTCTTCGGACTGCGCGGCGGGTTCATCGACAACTTCAACCATCACGCCCTCCACGGGAACGGCTTCCACGATCTCTACGAAGGAACAAAGGAGGTCTTCATGCGGGATGAGTATTTCCCCGATCTGATCACCGAGCGCGCGCTGCGATTCGTCGATCAAAACAAGGAACGCCCGTTCTTCCTCTACGTCGCCTTCAACATCCCTCACTACCCGGAGCAGGCGGATAAGAAATTCGAAGAGCGCTACAAGGACCTGCCGATGCCCCGGCGAGCCTATGCGCAGATGGTTTCGACCACCGATGACCGGATGGGCCGGATCCTTTCGCGACTTGAAAGACATGGACTTCGCGACAACACGATCGTCGTCTTCATGAGCGACAACGGGCATTCGATCGAGGACTACCGGATCCGTGGCAAGGACCACAGCAGCGGGCTGCCCGAAGGCGCGAACTACGGCGCGAACGGTGGCGGCGGCAACACCGGCAAGTGGCGGGGCAACAAGGGAACGTTCTTCGAAGGAGGAATCCGGGTCCCCGCCGTGCTTTCCTATCCGGCGGGCTTGCCGGGTGGAATCGTCCGGGACGGGGCGGTCACCGCGATGGACTGGATGCCGACCATTCTCGAGCTGTGTGACGTCGCACCGCCAACGGTGAAGCTCGATGGCAAGAGCCTGGTGTCCGGCATTCGTTCGGAGTCCGGGGCGGACTGGCACGAAGTCCTGCACTGGCAGTGGCGCGGGGCCTGGGCGGTCCGTCGGGGCGATTGGAAGCTGATGGGCCAGGGGGCGGACCCGGAGTTTCTAGGAAACCTTGCGGGCCCCGAACCGGAGCGGAAAAACCATCTCGAGGAACAGCCGGAACTCGCGAAGGAACTGGCGACCCTCCACGCGGATTGGGTGAAGGAAGTCACTCCCGCCGAGTCTGCCGAAAACTAG
- a CDS encoding GTPase/DUF3482 domain-containing protein: protein MNDWWNDKVPSFVVVGRVNAGKSATLATLLEVDDDEILRVSSTPGETTSVQALPVVYDDEEWIRFYDSPGFQQPVEAMREIERMAGDGTPGPDEVRRFVEECGDRYPDEVRLLEPIVRGAGILYVVDPSKPLRDSFIAEIEILRWSGRPRLALLNPQTEDTAHEQVWRERLGTSFNLVRTFDAHQAKYDERRKLLLALLQIEERQSDRIEHVLEAMEREWGQRREDAAEALVDFLEKALTLRTSDGLDERDLGVPTRRERKQEALVEEYFTKLAKLESDCLGRWLKIYRHHLLQADTDPALHRGLDLSADEAWRKYGLNRSQLTAAGAGIGAATGGLIDVGVGGHSFGIGLAIGALVGGSAAFLQGGKLPELKVSGLGGIRLRKGGGRSIVVGPPKEINFPWVLLDSMLVRYRGLLSCAHGRRDADMGPSADDGSIVREFESDRRSLLQKWFTSCLKGSPDRGREPEVFAALLEALEEVGEK, encoded by the coding sequence ATGAACGACTGGTGGAACGACAAGGTGCCGTCATTCGTGGTGGTCGGTCGCGTGAACGCCGGAAAGTCGGCGACCCTGGCGACCTTGCTGGAGGTCGATGACGACGAGATCCTCCGTGTGTCGTCCACGCCCGGGGAAACCACCTCGGTGCAGGCGCTGCCGGTGGTTTACGATGACGAGGAGTGGATTCGCTTTTACGACTCGCCCGGCTTCCAGCAACCGGTCGAGGCGATGCGTGAGATCGAACGGATGGCGGGAGACGGCACGCCCGGTCCCGACGAGGTTCGGCGCTTTGTCGAGGAGTGCGGTGACCGTTATCCGGACGAGGTCCGCTTGCTTGAACCGATCGTCCGTGGAGCGGGTATCCTTTATGTGGTCGATCCTTCGAAGCCGCTGCGCGATTCGTTTATCGCCGAGATCGAGATCCTGCGATGGAGCGGTCGGCCACGGCTGGCCCTGCTGAATCCTCAGACCGAAGACACGGCTCACGAACAGGTGTGGCGCGAGCGGCTGGGAACTTCGTTCAATCTCGTCCGCACCTTCGATGCCCACCAGGCGAAGTACGACGAAAGACGTAAATTGCTTCTGGCCCTGTTGCAGATCGAGGAACGCCAGTCGGACCGGATCGAACATGTGCTCGAGGCGATGGAGCGGGAATGGGGGCAGCGGCGCGAGGATGCCGCCGAGGCACTCGTCGATTTCCTCGAGAAAGCGCTGACGCTGCGGACCAGCGACGGACTCGACGAGCGGGATCTCGGTGTGCCGACCCGCCGCGAGCGGAAGCAGGAGGCGCTGGTGGAGGAATACTTCACCAAGCTGGCGAAGCTCGAGTCGGATTGCCTCGGTCGATGGCTGAAGATTTATCGGCACCACCTGTTACAGGCCGATACCGATCCGGCGCTTCATCGCGGGCTCGACCTTTCCGCCGACGAAGCGTGGAGGAAGTACGGGCTCAACCGCTCCCAGCTCACCGCGGCGGGTGCCGGTATCGGTGCCGCGACGGGTGGCCTGATCGATGTCGGTGTCGGCGGTCACAGCTTCGGGATCGGTTTGGCGATCGGAGCCCTCGTCGGTGGCTCGGCGGCATTCCTTCAGGGCGGCAAACTTCCGGAGCTCAAGGTCAGCGGGCTCGGCGGCATCCGCTTAAGGAAGGGCGGGGGACGTTCGATCGTCGTAGGCCCGCCCAAGGAGATCAATTTCCCGTGGGTGCTCCTCGATTCCATGCTGGTGCGCTACCGCGGACTGCTTTCCTGCGCGCACGGGCGTCGGGACGCCGACATGGGGCCGTCGGCCGATGACGGAAGCATCGTCCGCGAGTTCGAATCGGACCGGCGGTCGTTGCTGCAGAAGTGGTTCACCTCCTGCCTGAAAGGTTCGCCCGACCGCGGCCGCGAACCCGAGGTCTTCGCCGCCTTGCTGGAGGCTCTGGAGGAAGTGGGGGAGAAATGA
- a CDS encoding sulfatase-like hydrolase/transferase, with protein MTSPSRRNLPGSCPTLSTLASLGLLAVSATAQTTLFSADFESSTAPSIGTADYNVSGTTAVASLASLSSSPDPTLGTSCLALDRNQTGLLDARLDLSGPASLAGADTVTLSFDVAAIRTNGEEKSTIITGYDLTNQPVFALVLGDANCFGNAAADRQRPGYEVAGPTRQPLPGTGSPAAYWWGNGGTGTVLDVTKDAHFDVTIGGSSWTVASTDQSGTAFTSDPIASYDGASHSELAYLSITTYTGNNFGLYWDNIEVVGIPASVTPDTYVWTAAASGGDAVSLFGENNWSKDGDNVTLIPQIDPGVPVNHDLVVNAGTPGGGGAGGSLDLGIGSLTVSGGVTQFALGGDNRILNGPLTMNGGTVNTEGLGQVTATLNDGTLGLDATSQALDNSTVDFPTGSTATLAFFSLDPETVIATELGSVTVEGNPAVQSSNVAVVPDGAGGSTVTPFTGDPDGDNDNMDDAWETVNFGDTSRDGTLDLDDDGLTDLAEFSAGTDPNNRDTDGDLLLDGQETTTDPNNDDSDGDGCPDGFEVAKGLDPNNPASKVDRPNILYIFCDDLGYGDLGVLFQNAKGGMKHKTPFLDTMAAEGLILDRHYCPAPVCAPSRGSLLTGMHQGHANVRDNQFDKALEDNHNLASVLRAAGYRTELVGKYGLQGGGGSPAAWPAYPTKRGFDGFFGYVRHADGHTHYPDHVTDSRGVKELYDGDLEISSQLDKCFTPDLFTAKAKQLIIDEVGDGDNEPFFIYLAYDTPHAALQIPTVAYPGWNPADDFDDSGFGVGGGVLWQGTPGSMINTATGTIDSYRHPDYTTAVGNAWTDVEERFATLVRRMDDCVGDLRKTLEDLGIENETLIVFSADNGPHTEDYLTNAQTYDGSSYQPTSFQSYGPFEGVKRDCWEGGIRQPTLVCWPGTIAGGSVNEMPAQLHDWLATLSSVAGWTPPARTDGVDLTPTLTGSGTQKTPTTYIEYTNSGSTPNYGDFPNHGGTTRTQSQVIFLDDYKGIRNNPGDANTNFEIYDTRLSEDPDESVDLFVSPPPGMATYFTELQQRMKDRVLQIRQPDGSAARPYMDSTPVPPAPPLAAAPGVEWKSYSGLWPWIPEFADETEVTSGTGTFPDLADLPAGPLENGLLYSGYISIPTTGTWTFTMTSDSGSFLRIHDIMVVDDDFNHDGSAATGSVLLEAGLHPYRIYYKNGSGAAPQLDIDWTGPGVPTEALPSSALFIAGTPDPEPVGVDDSASAPVDTPILIDVLANDIDDGLPSPLTIQSVTQPSGGTATIQSGSILYTPNAGFAGLDTFSYTLTDGQFTDTAEVTVTLSFPIDDLWLPFNEGSGVAVYDAGGSFAGALTGSGPGDPWVLGNSGTALDLDGVDDSIPISPSIYTPPLGTTPRTVTAWIKVPDAATTPGLGSIVSWGSNGGVNGNKWHFRLEDASPGTGALRVEVKGGYLRGSTDLRDDEWHHVAVVFPSGGSNVTDCILYVDGVAETPGASSSQAMNTALAGGLVVGMDDQNRHFQGLLDEVRIYDRALSAGEIATQFSVDNQTGAAWHARYFGDAAIDWNTDDDGDTLTRLLEFGLVGNPHIASLAPLPVLTLEGGIAKLAFDKPLDGFHNLVYTIEDSLNLTTWNPFAATIDSSSPGPFPQTESVIFNAGDGTLDRRFLHLKIELAP; from the coding sequence ATGACGTCCCCTTCCCGAAGGAACCTGCCCGGTTCTTGCCCGACCCTTTCGACCCTCGCCAGCCTTGGACTTCTCGCGGTGTCGGCAACTGCCCAAACCACCCTGTTTTCGGCCGATTTCGAGTCCTCGACCGCCCCATCCATCGGGACCGCCGACTACAACGTCAGCGGCACGACCGCCGTCGCCAGCTTGGCGAGCCTGTCGAGTTCCCCGGACCCGACCTTGGGAACGTCCTGCCTCGCGCTCGACCGGAATCAGACCGGCCTGCTCGACGCCCGCCTCGACCTTTCGGGCCCCGCCAGCCTCGCGGGCGCCGACACGGTCACGCTGAGTTTCGACGTCGCAGCGATCCGGACGAACGGCGAGGAGAAATCGACCATCATCACCGGCTATGACCTCACCAACCAGCCGGTCTTCGCGCTGGTCCTGGGTGACGCCAACTGCTTCGGCAACGCCGCCGCCGACCGCCAAAGGCCGGGCTACGAGGTCGCGGGACCGACCCGCCAACCCCTCCCGGGCACGGGATCTCCGGCGGCCTACTGGTGGGGCAACGGCGGCACCGGGACGGTCCTCGATGTCACCAAGGACGCCCATTTCGACGTCACCATCGGTGGGAGCAGCTGGACCGTCGCCAGCACCGACCAATCCGGCACCGCCTTCACCTCCGACCCGATCGCCAGCTACGATGGCGCCAGCCACAGCGAGCTCGCCTACCTGAGCATCACCACCTACACCGGCAACAATTTTGGTCTCTACTGGGACAACATCGAGGTCGTCGGCATCCCGGCAAGCGTCACGCCGGACACCTACGTCTGGACCGCCGCGGCGTCCGGCGGGGACGCTGTCTCACTGTTCGGCGAGAACAACTGGTCGAAGGACGGCGACAACGTGACGCTCATTCCGCAGATCGACCCGGGTGTGCCGGTCAACCATGACCTCGTCGTCAATGCCGGCACGCCGGGTGGCGGCGGCGCCGGTGGCTCGCTCGATCTCGGGATCGGTTCGCTGACCGTGAGCGGCGGGGTGACCCAGTTCGCCCTTGGCGGAGACAACCGCATCCTCAACGGGCCGCTCACCATGAATGGCGGCACGGTCAACACCGAGGGATTGGGCCAGGTCACCGCGACCCTCAACGACGGCACCCTCGGGCTCGATGCCACCAGCCAGGCGCTCGACAACTCCACCGTGGACTTCCCCACCGGCTCGACCGCCACCTTGGCCTTCTTTTCCCTCGATCCGGAAACGGTCATCGCCACGGAGCTCGGATCGGTCACGGTGGAGGGCAACCCGGCCGTCCAGTCGTCGAACGTCGCGGTCGTACCCGACGGCGCCGGCGGTTCAACCGTCACGCCTTTCACCGGCGACCCCGATGGTGACAACGACAACATGGACGACGCGTGGGAAACCGTGAACTTCGGCGACACCTCGCGCGACGGCACGCTCGACCTCGATGACGACGGGCTGACCGACCTCGCCGAATTCAGTGCCGGAACCGATCCGAACAACCGGGATACCGACGGCGACCTCCTGCTCGACGGACAGGAAACGACCACCGACCCAAACAACGACGACTCCGACGGCGACGGCTGTCCGGACGGATTCGAAGTCGCGAAGGGACTCGATCCAAACAATCCCGCCTCCAAGGTCGACCGGCCGAACATCCTCTACATCTTCTGCGACGACCTCGGCTATGGCGACCTCGGCGTGCTTTTCCAAAACGCCAAGGGAGGAATGAAGCACAAGACCCCCTTCCTGGACACCATGGCGGCCGAGGGGCTCATCCTCGACCGGCACTACTGCCCGGCTCCGGTCTGTGCCCCTTCGCGCGGCTCGCTGCTGACCGGCATGCACCAGGGGCACGCTAACGTCCGCGACAACCAGTTCGACAAGGCGCTCGAGGACAACCACAACCTCGCCAGCGTACTGCGGGCGGCCGGCTACCGCACCGAGTTGGTCGGGAAGTATGGCCTCCAGGGTGGCGGCGGATCCCCGGCGGCATGGCCCGCCTACCCGACGAAGCGCGGCTTCGACGGGTTTTTCGGCTACGTCCGCCATGCCGACGGCCACACCCACTACCCGGACCACGTCACCGATTCCCGGGGCGTGAAGGAGCTCTACGACGGTGACCTCGAGATCTCCAGCCAGCTCGACAAGTGCTTCACCCCCGACCTTTTCACCGCCAAGGCCAAGCAGCTGATTATCGATGAGGTTGGCGACGGCGACAACGAGCCCTTCTTCATCTACCTCGCCTACGATACCCCGCACGCCGCTCTGCAGATCCCGACCGTCGCCTATCCCGGCTGGAACCCGGCCGACGACTTCGACGACTCGGGCTTCGGTGTCGGCGGCGGCGTGCTCTGGCAGGGAACTCCGGGATCGATGATCAACACCGCGACCGGCACCATCGATTCCTACCGACACCCGGACTACACCACCGCCGTAGGCAACGCATGGACGGACGTCGAGGAGCGCTTCGCCACCCTCGTTCGCCGCATGGACGACTGCGTCGGCGACCTGCGCAAGACCCTTGAAGATCTCGGTATCGAGAATGAAACGCTGATTGTCTTCTCCGCGGACAACGGCCCCCACACCGAGGACTACCTGACCAACGCCCAGACTTACGACGGTTCAAGCTACCAGCCGACCTCCTTCCAGTCCTACGGACCCTTCGAAGGCGTCAAGCGCGACTGCTGGGAGGGCGGGATCCGCCAGCCGACACTCGTCTGCTGGCCCGGCACGATCGCCGGAGGCTCGGTGAACGAGATGCCCGCCCAGCTCCATGACTGGCTCGCCACGCTTTCGAGCGTCGCCGGCTGGACGCCCCCGGCCCGCACCGACGGCGTCGACCTCACCCCGACGCTCACGGGCAGCGGAACTCAAAAGACCCCGACGACCTACATCGAGTATACCAACAGCGGATCGACGCCGAACTACGGCGACTTCCCGAATCACGGAGGCACCACCCGCACCCAGTCCCAGGTGATCTTCCTCGATGATTACAAGGGCATCCGGAACAACCCGGGGGATGCCAACACCAACTTCGAAATCTACGACACCCGGCTCTCCGAAGATCCGGACGAGTCGGTCGACCTGTTTGTCTCACCGCCTCCCGGCATGGCGACCTATTTCACCGAGCTCCAGCAGCGGATGAAGGATCGCGTTCTGCAGATCCGCCAACCCGACGGAAGTGCTGCTCGGCCCTACATGGATTCCACTCCGGTCCCGCCCGCCCCACCCTTGGCGGCCGCTCCCGGCGTCGAGTGGAAATCCTACAGCGGACTCTGGCCGTGGATTCCGGAGTTCGCTGATGAAACGGAAGTCACTTCAGGAACCGGCACCTTCCCCGACCTCGCCGACCTGCCCGCCGGTCCTCTGGAGAACGGGCTGCTCTACTCCGGTTACATCTCGATCCCGACCACCGGGACTTGGACTTTCACCATGACTTCCGACTCCGGAAGCTTCCTCCGCATTCACGACATCATGGTCGTCGATGACGACTTCAACCACGATGGCTCGGCGGCAACCGGGAGCGTGCTTCTCGAGGCCGGACTCCACCCCTACCGGATCTACTACAAGAACGGTAGCGGCGCCGCGCCCCAGCTCGACATCGACTGGACCGGTCCTGGTGTTCCGACCGAAGCGCTGCCATCTTCAGCCCTGTTCATCGCCGGAACTCCGGACCCGGAACCTGTCGGAGTCGACGACTCCGCCAGCGCTCCGGTCGACACCCCCATCCTGATCGACGTGCTCGCCAACGACATCGATGACGGCCTTCCGTCTCCGCTCACGATCCAGTCGGTCACCCAGCCCTCGGGCGGAACCGCCACCATCCAGAGCGGCTCGATCCTCTACACGCCGAATGCGGGCTTCGCGGGCCTCGACACCTTCAGCTACACACTGACCGACGGTCAGTTCACCGACACCGCCGAAGTCACGGTCACACTCAGTTTCCCCATCGACGACCTCTGGCTGCCGTTCAACGAGGGCTCGGGCGTCGCCGTCTACGATGCCGGCGGTTCGTTCGCCGGAGCGCTTACCGGCTCCGGCCCGGGCGACCCATGGGTCCTCGGAAACAGCGGCACGGCACTCGATCTCGATGGGGTGGATGACTCCATCCCCATCAGCCCTTCGATCTACACGCCACCGCTCGGCACCACCCCGCGCACCGTAACCGCATGGATCAAGGTCCCGGACGCCGCAACCACCCCGGGACTCGGATCCATCGTCTCGTGGGGCTCGAACGGCGGTGTGAACGGCAACAAGTGGCACTTCCGGCTTGAGGACGCCTCGCCCGGAACCGGCGCCTTGCGCGTCGAAGTGAAGGGCGGCTATCTCCGAGGCTCGACCGATCTGCGGGACGACGAGTGGCACCACGTCGCGGTCGTTTTCCCTTCAGGCGGCAGCAATGTCACCGACTGCATTCTCTACGTCGACGGCGTTGCCGAGACTCCCGGCGCCTCGAGCTCCCAAGCGATGAATACCGCTCTGGCCGGCGGACTCGTGGTCGGCATGGACGACCAGAACCGCCACTTTCAAGGCCTGCTGGATGAAGTGCGCATCTACGACCGGGCGCTTTCGGCAGGAGAGATTGCCACGCAGTTCTCGGTCGACAACCAGACGGGTGCCGCGTGGCACGCCCGCTACTTCGGAGATGCGGCGATCGATTGGAACACCGACGACGACGGCGACACGCTGACCCGCCTGCTGGAGTTCGGACTCGTCGGAAACCCGCACATCGCTTCGCTTGCCCCGCTGCCGGTGCTGACGCTCGAAGGAGGCATCGCGAAGCTCGCCTTCGACAAGCCCCTCGATGGCTTCCACAACCTTGTCTACACCATCGAGGACTCGCTCAATCTGACGACTTGGAACCCGTTCGCGGCCACCATTGACAGCAGCTCGCCCGGTCCGTTTCCGCAGACCGAGTCGGTGATCTTCAATGCAGGCGACGGCACTCTCGACCGTCGTTTCCTGCACCTGAAGATCGAACTGGCTCCGTAG
- a CDS encoding sialate O-acetylesterase, whose product MKLGKVTLCVLAALVAPAIAQPMPKEDVVEVPAIGDGLFLHNLFQSNMVLQRDKPFSIWGWAAPGEKVTVTLAGQSQESAAADDRSWKVTFPAMPASADPVKMSVKGASKTLELENILFGDVWVLGGQSNMEFEVGKVQNGNLEMVSAHYPQIRILTIPAVGTPEKQKGFERLHQWSSWSSRHFRKGDWDVCSPEIVKELSAIGYVFARRVHMASQIPIGVIDVSRGGTTVEAWTPDPVLRKMDSEPVKTMLAEWDEKVAAFDPQEDLASRVAKHQQWVEKMKSEGKEIPANRTEPTDLKPGPAMDHNRPGSCYAGMIGPLEGLAAKGAIFHQGFNNCFSGTEGARMYRDVFPEMIKAWRAAFGDPEMPFGILSLCTAGDKQDLTNFSELMLDAGPFIREAQHQTYAEMVEAGDENIGFTSTYDLRRRWYHPQLKFPAGERIARWALATEYGFDRELRWKPPVIEEMKVEDGRIVLNFDQSVGGVDDGGGIEGFAIAGEDRRFHPATADSLVIGKDDRGRDRKDNKAIVLTSPLVSKPVHFRYAWARNPMGNVQPTGNTDIPLPTQRSDDWAMEEAPLGVLDEKAGENPRADRGKLQKALREQDLQRQIRNAEALIEENSEN is encoded by the coding sequence ATGAAACTTGGAAAAGTGACCCTTTGTGTGCTGGCAGCCCTCGTGGCGCCGGCGATCGCGCAACCGATGCCAAAGGAGGACGTGGTCGAGGTGCCGGCAATCGGTGACGGGCTCTTTCTCCACAACCTGTTCCAGTCGAACATGGTGCTCCAGCGGGACAAGCCGTTCTCGATCTGGGGCTGGGCGGCCCCCGGCGAGAAGGTGACGGTGACGCTGGCCGGTCAGTCGCAGGAATCGGCCGCGGCCGATGATAGGTCATGGAAAGTGACCTTTCCTGCGATGCCCGCCAGCGCCGACCCGGTGAAGATGAGCGTCAAGGGAGCCTCGAAGACCCTCGAACTCGAGAACATCCTGTTCGGCGACGTCTGGGTGCTCGGTGGCCAGAGCAACATGGAGTTCGAAGTGGGCAAGGTGCAGAACGGCAACCTCGAGATGGTTTCCGCGCACTACCCGCAGATCCGCATTCTGACGATTCCGGCGGTTGGAACTCCGGAGAAACAGAAGGGCTTCGAGAGGCTGCATCAGTGGAGTTCCTGGTCGAGCCGCCACTTCCGGAAGGGAGACTGGGACGTCTGCTCGCCGGAGATCGTCAAGGAGTTGTCCGCCATCGGCTACGTGTTCGCGCGCCGGGTTCACATGGCCAGCCAGATTCCGATCGGGGTGATCGACGTTTCGCGAGGCGGCACGACCGTCGAGGCCTGGACCCCGGATCCGGTGCTGCGGAAAATGGACTCCGAGCCGGTGAAGACGATGCTGGCGGAGTGGGACGAGAAGGTGGCCGCATTCGATCCGCAGGAGGATCTGGCGAGCCGCGTCGCCAAGCACCAGCAGTGGGTCGAGAAGATGAAAAGCGAGGGGAAGGAAATCCCGGCAAACCGCACCGAGCCTACCGATCTGAAGCCGGGACCGGCGATGGACCACAATCGCCCCGGGAGTTGTTACGCCGGCATGATCGGCCCGCTTGAGGGGCTCGCGGCGAAGGGCGCGATCTTCCACCAGGGATTCAACAACTGCTTCAGCGGCACCGAGGGTGCGCGGATGTATCGCGACGTCTTCCCCGAGATGATCAAGGCATGGCGGGCGGCCTTCGGCGATCCGGAGATGCCGTTCGGAATCCTCTCCCTCTGCACGGCCGGCGACAAACAGGACCTGACGAATTTTAGCGAGCTGATGCTCGACGCGGGGCCGTTCATTCGCGAGGCGCAGCATCAGACCTACGCCGAAATGGTCGAGGCGGGTGATGAGAATATCGGCTTCACCAGCACCTACGACCTGCGGCGCCGGTGGTATCATCCGCAACTCAAGTTCCCCGCCGGGGAGAGGATCGCCCGCTGGGCGCTGGCGACCGAGTATGGCTTCGACCGCGAGCTCCGGTGGAAGCCGCCGGTGATCGAGGAGATGAAAGTCGAGGACGGCCGCATCGTGCTCAATTTCGACCAGTCGGTCGGTGGCGTGGACGATGGCGGCGGTATCGAGGGCTTCGCGATCGCCGGTGAGGACCGGAGGTTCCATCCGGCGACGGCGGATTCGCTGGTGATCGGGAAGGATGACCGCGGCCGCGACCGCAAGGACAACAAGGCGATCGTGCTCACCAGCCCGTTGGTTTCGAAGCCGGTCCACTTCCGCTACGCCTGGGCGCGGAACCCGATGGGCAACGTGCAGCCTACCGGAAACACCGACATTCCGCTTCCCACCCAGCGCAGCGACGACTGGGCGATGGAGGAGGCGCCGCTCGGCGTGCTCGACGAGAAGGCTGGAGAAAATCCGCGGGCTGACCGCGGCAAGCTTCAGAAGGCTCTTCGCGAGCAGGACCTCCAGCGCCAGATTCGCAATGCAGAGGCCCTGATCGAAGAGAACTCGGAGAACTGA